The following are from one region of the Capsicum annuum cultivar UCD-10X-F1 chromosome 1, UCD10Xv1.1, whole genome shotgun sequence genome:
- the LOC107879181 gene encoding probable enoyl-CoA hydratase 1, peroxisomal produces MEKSSGQKLILITQEPDGIAWITINRPKSLNSLTKSMIIDLARIFKSLDADDSVRVIILTGSGRSFCSGVDLTAAEDVFKGDVKDIETDPVAQMERCRKPIIGAIDGFAVTAGFEISLACDLLVASKDAKFLDTHARFGIFPSWGLSQKLSRVIGPNRAREVSLTAMPINAEQAERWGLVNYVVDRSELSNKARQIAEAIIKNNHDMVLRYKAVINDGFKQELTRALALEKERAFEYYDGMTKDHFKKMQKFIAGRSSSKTSSKL; encoded by the exons atggagaAATCATCAGGGCAAAAGCTTATACTGATTACTCAGGAACCCGACGGTATTGCATGGATCACTATAAACCGACCCAAGTCCCTAAATTCTCTTACTAAGTCTATGATCATCGACCTTGCTCGAATTTTCAAGTCCCTAGACGCGGATGATTCGGTTCGGGTCATTATACTCACCGGATCGGGTCGATCGTTTTGCTCGGGCGTTGACCTGACAGCAGCGGAGGACGTGTTTAAGGGTGATGTGAAGGATATTGAAACTGATCCGGTAGCCCAAATGGAGAGGTGTAGGAAGCCTATTATTGGGGCTATTGATGGATTTGCTGTTACTGCTGGTTTTGAGATTTCTCTTGCttgtgatttgttggttgcttctAAAGATGCTAAATTTTTGGATACTCATGCTAG GTTTGGGATATTTCCTTCTTGGGGTCTCTCTCAGAAACTTTCTCGCGTTATTGGACCCAACCGAGCTCGTGAAGTGTCTTTAACTGCAATGCCTATCAATGCAGAACAAGCTGAGAGATGGGGTTTGGTAAATTATGTTGTAGACAGAAGTGAACTTTCGAACAAAGCTAGGCAAATTGCAGAAGCCATCATCAAGAACAACCACGACATGGTTTTGAGGTACAAGGCAGTTATCAATGATGGGTTCAAACAAGAGTTGACCCGAGCCCTTGCTCTTGAGAAG GAGAGGGCTTTCGAGTATTACGATGGAATGACCAAGGATCACTTTAAGAAAATGCAAAAGTTCATTGCGGGACGGAGTTCAAGCAAAACTTCATCAAAATTATAG